The Thermonema lapsum genome window below encodes:
- the hemB gene encoding porphobilinogen synthase: MVDLSRRPRRNRKSEAVRALTQETFLHKEDLIYPLFLIEGENKQEPIASMPGIARLSLDLLLEEIAHCMELGIRAFALFPALPESKKDRFATESYNEEGIYLKAIREIKRQLPSACLISDVAMDPYSSDGHDGLVENGKILNDETLEILAKMAVAQARAGVDIVAPSDMMDGRVGYLRQALDNEGFTDVSIMAYTAKYASAFYGPFRDALDSAPKFGDKKTYQMNPANAKEALIEAELDFAEGADFLMVKPALAYLDVIKLLAEHYPLPIAAYNVSGEYAMIKAAASQGWLDGEKVMLESLLGIKRAGAKIILTYFAKEVAALL; this comes from the coding sequence ATGGTAGATTTAAGCAGACGTCCAAGGCGTAACCGTAAGAGTGAAGCCGTGCGGGCGCTTACCCAAGAAACTTTCCTTCATAAAGAGGATTTGATTTATCCTTTGTTCTTAATCGAAGGCGAGAACAAGCAAGAACCCATTGCTTCCATGCCGGGCATTGCCCGCCTTTCTTTAGACTTGCTCTTAGAGGAAATTGCGCACTGTATGGAGTTGGGTATTCGTGCCTTCGCTTTATTTCCTGCCTTGCCCGAGTCAAAAAAAGACCGCTTTGCTACCGAAAGCTACAACGAAGAGGGCATTTATTTGAAAGCCATCCGCGAAATCAAACGTCAGCTACCCAGCGCCTGCCTCATCAGTGACGTGGCAATGGACCCCTACAGCAGCGATGGGCACGACGGCTTGGTAGAAAACGGCAAGATACTCAACGATGAAACCCTCGAGATTTTGGCAAAAATGGCGGTAGCCCAAGCCCGTGCAGGCGTCGATATTGTTGCCCCTTCTGATATGATGGACGGTCGCGTAGGGTATTTGCGCCAAGCCCTCGACAATGAAGGTTTTACCGATGTATCTATCATGGCATATACTGCCAAATATGCCAGTGCTTTTTACGGTCCTTTTCGCGATGCCCTCGACTCTGCCCCAAAATTTGGCGACAAGAAAACGTATCAGATGAACCCGGCAAATGCCAAAGAGGCACTCATAGAAGCCGAGCTTGACTTTGCCGAAGGCGCTGACTTCCTAATGGTGAAACCTGCCTTAGCCTACCTCGATGTTATCAAACTGCTTGCCGAGCACTATCCTTTGCCCATTGCAGCTTACAACGTAAGTGGCGAGTATGCCATGATAAAAGCGGCTGCCAGTCAAGGGTGGCTCGATGGCGAAAAGGTGATGCTCGAAAGTTTATTGGGCATCAAGCGCGCCGGGGCTAAAATCATACTTACCTACTTTGCCAAAGAAGTAGCTGCTTTACTGTAA
- a CDS encoding GWxTD domain-containing protein, protein MKLPYLFALKKLCLALWLPLLSLSPLWAQLPALQLKGQVIYTLGAKAQPEAYLWIRIAGDTLGQARLADMKGRYQLIQATKVVHEVAAEDFKLAALFAGYRDDGLVVKWQLPRFDTPATLFVAIKDEKTGLQTAISVPVQYGRLRFRDTVFVADAKGLPLLRAFVRADEPFQLKGSKEALWVRYFKHSFAQAAPPMDLKGEKTSPTLQPDSTFQVRGESLLRWQKEGLYLIQKDTNDLYGGIGLRVEKPPFPQIARRKEEAIAPLVYISTSKEVEQLQAAQELKPALDRYWLKMFNGDTQKAAAAIRLYYRQLKEVNMMFTSYKEGWKTDQGMIYLIFGPPHQISAGQDIEQWAYTNKNNFSKITFTFKRQNNPFTDQHYVLVRYLEYEPIWYTAIEQWRYGYVLKELQ, encoded by the coding sequence ATGAAGCTACCTTATCTTTTTGCGCTAAAAAAACTTTGTCTTGCGCTGTGGTTGCCGCTGTTGAGCCTGTCGCCTCTATGGGCGCAATTGCCGGCATTGCAATTGAAAGGGCAGGTGATATACACGCTTGGGGCAAAAGCGCAGCCCGAAGCTTACCTCTGGATTCGCATTGCCGGCGACACCCTGGGGCAAGCCCGCTTAGCTGACATGAAGGGACGCTATCAGCTTATACAAGCTACGAAGGTAGTGCATGAAGTGGCAGCAGAAGACTTTAAGCTGGCAGCTTTGTTTGCCGGTTACCGCGATGATGGCTTGGTGGTGAAGTGGCAACTGCCTCGCTTCGATACGCCAGCTACTTTGTTTGTGGCAATCAAAGATGAAAAAACGGGCTTGCAAACTGCCATCTCGGTGCCAGTGCAATATGGGCGTTTGCGATTTCGTGATACTGTGTTTGTGGCTGATGCCAAGGGCTTGCCTCTGTTGCGTGCCTTTGTGCGGGCAGATGAACCATTTCAACTAAAAGGCAGCAAAGAAGCCCTTTGGGTACGCTATTTCAAGCACTCTTTTGCACAGGCAGCCCCCCCAATGGACTTGAAGGGCGAAAAAACAAGTCCTACACTGCAGCCCGATTCGACGTTTCAAGTCCGTGGAGAGTCGCTTTTGAGGTGGCAAAAGGAAGGCTTGTATCTGATTCAAAAAGACACCAACGACCTTTATGGGGGCATTGGCTTGCGTGTAGAAAAACCGCCTTTTCCGCAAATCGCCCGTCGCAAAGAAGAAGCCATAGCTCCTTTGGTGTATATTTCCACTTCCAAAGAAGTGGAGCAGCTACAGGCAGCACAAGAGCTGAAGCCTGCATTAGACCGCTATTGGCTAAAAATGTTTAATGGCGATACTCAAAAAGCTGCCGCAGCCATTCGCCTGTATTACCGACAGCTGAAAGAAGTCAATATGATGTTTACAAGCTACAAAGAAGGCTGGAAGACAGACCAAGGGATGATATACCTTATTTTTGGACCGCCTCACCAAATCAGTGCGGGGCAGGACATAGAGCAGTGGGCATACACCAACAAAAACAACTTTTCAAAGATTACCTTTACCTTTAAACGCCAAAACAACCCCTTTACCGACCAACACTACGTGCTGGTGCGTTATCTGGAGTACGAGCCCATATGGTACACAGCCATAGAGCAGTGGCGCTATGGCTATGTACTCAAAGAATTACAGTAA
- a CDS encoding NAD(P)H-hydrate dehydratase produces the protein MHLLPLVSTEQIRQWDHETIHKQGVPSLQLMEQAALAFVRAFQKREVEKKGEVWVFAGMGNNGGDGLAIARLLRQCGYRVRVWILKIKETGSPDFETNLARWQRMQTTTFIRSEEDFPAIPDDAVVVDALFGTGLSRPLDGLPAALVQHLNAHARRIVAVDVPSGLLPQQLPQSDSVVRAHLTITFQLPKLCFVLQDFAPYIGEWEVVDIGLSPAYLPVILKESREYLLTAAWARNTYKPRERFAHKGTYGHALLWCGSKGKMGAAILCARACLRAGVGLLTVHAPACGYVPLQTAVPEAMVSVDEQEECLSSLPDLLPYVAIGAGPGIGQQEETLHALQELLVRATCPLVLDADALNLIAAHPELKKYIPVHSILTPHPKEFERLLGYRWQHEFELLDSLRAFAKQHQVYVILKRAYSIIACPGGDLFFNTAGNAGLAKGGSGDVLTGIITALLAQGYSPKEAACLGVYWHATAADEAVKRQALSTLLPTDVVESLGAVSWIHSHMKYV, from the coding sequence ATGCATTTACTGCCTTTAGTTTCCACCGAACAAATAAGACAGTGGGACCACGAAACCATTCACAAACAAGGAGTGCCTTCATTGCAGCTGATGGAACAGGCGGCACTCGCTTTTGTACGGGCGTTTCAAAAAAGAGAGGTAGAAAAAAAAGGGGAAGTGTGGGTTTTTGCAGGAATGGGCAACAATGGCGGCGATGGGTTGGCTATTGCCCGCTTGTTGCGGCAGTGTGGCTACAGGGTGCGGGTGTGGATATTGAAAATCAAGGAGACGGGAAGTCCCGATTTTGAAACCAACCTTGCCCGATGGCAGCGCATGCAAACGACTACGTTCATTCGTTCAGAAGAAGATTTCCCTGCCATTCCCGACGATGCGGTGGTAGTGGATGCTCTGTTTGGGACGGGTTTGAGTCGTCCTTTAGATGGTTTGCCAGCGGCTTTGGTGCAGCATCTTAATGCTCATGCCCGCCGTATAGTGGCGGTAGATGTGCCTTCTGGCTTGTTGCCGCAACAGTTGCCTCAAAGCGACAGCGTAGTACGGGCGCACTTGACCATTACCTTTCAACTGCCCAAGCTTTGCTTTGTATTGCAAGACTTTGCACCTTACATAGGCGAATGGGAGGTAGTAGATATCGGTTTGTCGCCGGCTTATTTGCCCGTTATTTTAAAGGAAAGCCGCGAGTATTTGCTCACAGCCGCATGGGCAAGAAACACTTATAAGCCGCGGGAGCGCTTTGCTCACAAGGGTACTTATGGGCATGCTTTGCTCTGGTGTGGTTCAAAAGGAAAAATGGGGGCAGCCATTTTGTGTGCACGCGCATGTTTGCGCGCCGGAGTAGGCTTGCTTACGGTGCATGCGCCGGCTTGTGGTTATGTGCCTCTACAAACAGCTGTGCCCGAAGCTATGGTTTCGGTAGATGAGCAAGAAGAATGCCTAAGCTCATTACCTGATTTGCTACCTTACGTTGCCATAGGTGCCGGACCTGGCATCGGGCAGCAAGAGGAAACACTACATGCCCTTCAGGAGTTATTGGTGCGTGCCACCTGTCCGTTGGTGTTAGATGCCGACGCACTGAATTTGATTGCCGCTCACCCCGAACTAAAAAAGTACATTCCAGTGCACAGTATCCTCACACCACACCCCAAAGAGTTTGAGCGTCTGCTGGGTTATCGCTGGCAACACGAGTTTGAGCTGCTTGACAGCTTACGGGCTTTTGCAAAGCAACATCAGGTGTATGTAATACTGAAACGTGCTTATTCCATAATAGCTTGCCCCGGTGGCGACTTGTTTTTCAATACGGCAGGCAATGCGGGCTTGGCTAAAGGTGGAAGTGGCGACGTGCTCACAGGCATCATCACAGCCTTGTTGGCACAGGGCTACTCGCCAAAAGAGGCTGCTTGCCTGGGGGTTTATTGGCACGCGACAGCAGCCGATGAAGCCGTCAAAAGACAGGCACTAAGTACGCTCTTGCCTACCGACGTGGTGGAGTCTTTGGGGGCAGTTTCTTGGATACATTCTCATATGAAATATGTGTAA
- a CDS encoding LysM peptidoglycan-binding domain-containing protein produces MPRLTHHKSFLLAYRSSPYNEGSCFLADFHHANGDIYILCDANAAGQYAPQVSRQITDLLQTHIEQHVYKDPQELIDDARTLLNASSTIGQLPLPPQELSLGIVIWSNHQIFWHLQGSAVLYLKKGKHLLSFYAHTPTRRFLPKPHHMALVSTCPLLQEEVLKNHFLEATTASQAHKRTMQALTQSRFGKDVAACFIEFEEAELVESPQSAKRGIFTLLTVLAVLFVSVWIIHLVYSYQQQRKEAKEIEARQRALLEAKRIADSLRLVDQQPDSIIIHKVKAGETATSIAQKYNTTLDSLREWNDFVPLDKLYPGFRLRVKIKMLFTLPEAMTLEEVHQKYFKRWEKYGITVESLRRLNSTQSDSLKDVIPLGYSLMIPVWKPADSSTVSTDSNR; encoded by the coding sequence ATGCCCCGACTTACACACCACAAGTCTTTTTTGTTAGCCTATCGCTCTTCGCCTTACAATGAAGGCAGCTGTTTTCTTGCCGACTTCCACCATGCCAATGGCGACATCTACATTCTATGCGATGCCAATGCTGCCGGGCAGTATGCCCCACAAGTGAGTCGACAAATTACCGACTTATTGCAAACACACATTGAGCAACATGTGTACAAAGACCCACAAGAGCTTATAGACGACGCCCGCACGCTTCTAAATGCTTCATCCACCATAGGTCAATTGCCGCTGCCGCCTCAAGAGCTCAGTTTGGGCATCGTCATTTGGTCAAACCATCAAATTTTTTGGCACCTGCAAGGCAGTGCTGTTCTGTATCTGAAGAAAGGCAAGCATCTGCTAAGCTTTTATGCCCACACCCCTACCCGCCGTTTCTTACCAAAACCACACCACATGGCTCTTGTAAGCACCTGCCCCTTGCTGCAAGAAGAAGTCCTGAAAAACCACTTTTTGGAAGCTACCACTGCTTCACAGGCACATAAGCGTACTATGCAGGCACTGACGCAAAGCCGCTTCGGAAAAGATGTTGCTGCTTGCTTCATTGAGTTTGAAGAAGCCGAACTGGTAGAAAGCCCCCAAAGTGCCAAACGGGGTATTTTTACTCTGCTCACTGTTTTGGCAGTGTTGTTTGTGTCGGTGTGGATTATTCACTTGGTTTACAGTTATCAACAACAACGAAAAGAAGCCAAAGAAATAGAAGCAAGACAACGCGCCCTGCTGGAGGCAAAAAGGATTGCCGACAGCTTGCGCCTTGTGGACCAACAGCCCGACAGCATCATCATTCACAAAGTAAAAGCGGGTGAGACGGCAACAAGCATTGCTCAAAAATACAATACCACACTTGACTCGCTGCGCGAATGGAACGACTTCGTTCCATTAGATAAGCTGTATCCCGGCTTTCGTTTACGTGTGAAAATTAAAATGCTTTTCACCCTACCAGAAGCCATGACCTTAGAAGAGGTGCATCAAAAGTATTTTAAACGATGGGAAAAGTACGGCATCACCGTAGAAAGCCTGCGAAGGCTCAACAGCACCCAAAGTGATTCACTCAAGGACGTTATCCCATTGGGCTACAGCTTGATGATTCCCGTATGGAAACCGGCAGACTCTTCGACTGTTTCGACTGACAGCAACCGATAA
- a CDS encoding polyprenyl synthetase family protein yields the protein MHTTLQHIQSPIAREMERFEERFGTYMKSSNFFLNRITNYLVKRKGKQVRPMFVFLVAGACGGITDATHRGAALIELLHTATLVHDDVVDDSLYRRGFFSINALWKNKVAVLVGDYLLSRGLLLAVENRDFHLLEIVSRAVKEMSEGELLQIAKARDLDITEEVYFEIIRQKTASLIASCCAVGAASVEKPDEATIEQMYSLGETVGIAFQMKDDLFDYGTEDVGKPLGIDIKEKKMTLPLIYALSKASGQERTRIRRIIKNESHKKEKVQEVIDFVHRMGGIDYARHRMNDYYEEALRRLDILPDTPYKEALAGLIHFVIKRKS from the coding sequence ATGCACACAACACTTCAGCACATACAATCGCCCATTGCCAGAGAGATGGAACGCTTCGAAGAGCGCTTTGGCACTTACATGAAAAGCTCTAATTTTTTTTTGAACCGCATCACTAATTATTTGGTCAAGCGCAAAGGGAAGCAGGTACGCCCTATGTTTGTCTTTTTGGTGGCAGGGGCTTGTGGAGGCATTACCGATGCTACTCACCGGGGAGCTGCTCTTATTGAATTGCTACACACAGCTACGCTTGTTCACGACGACGTAGTGGATGATTCCCTGTATCGTCGGGGTTTTTTTTCCATCAACGCTTTGTGGAAAAATAAGGTAGCTGTATTGGTAGGAGACTATCTGCTGTCGCGCGGTTTGTTACTGGCTGTTGAAAACCGGGACTTCCATTTGTTGGAGATAGTCTCGAGGGCAGTCAAGGAAATGAGTGAAGGTGAGTTGCTTCAAATTGCCAAGGCGCGTGATTTAGACATAACCGAGGAGGTATACTTCGAAATCATACGCCAAAAAACCGCTTCTTTGATAGCCTCTTGTTGTGCGGTGGGAGCCGCCTCGGTAGAGAAGCCCGACGAGGCGACCATTGAGCAAATGTATAGCTTGGGCGAAACCGTAGGCATTGCTTTTCAAATGAAAGACGACCTGTTTGATTATGGAACAGAAGATGTAGGCAAGCCCTTAGGCATAGATATAAAAGAAAAGAAGATGACCTTACCGCTCATCTATGCTTTGTCGAAAGCTTCTGGGCAGGAGCGCACCCGCATCCGGCGCATCATCAAGAATGAAAGCCACAAAAAAGAAAAGGTGCAAGAAGTGATTGACTTTGTGCATCGCATGGGAGGTATTGATTACGCCCGGCATCGCATGAATGACTATTACGAGGAAGCACTGCGCCGTCTGGACATATTGCCCGACACCCCTTACAAGGAAGCCCTTGCCGGCTTGATTCATTTTGTAATTAAACGCAAGAGCTGA
- the folB gene encoding dihydroneopterin aldolase: MGEISLENMEFFAYHGFYDEEQKIGNKYSVDLRVWVDFHRAAVEDQLRYTVNYEKLYRLVAEVMGTPTRLLEHLAQRIADEVLCHFKEVEKVEVSVAKHNPPIGGVCAKARVRLVVNRATFQQ; this comes from the coding sequence ATGGGAGAAATCAGCCTTGAAAACATGGAGTTTTTTGCTTATCACGGTTTTTATGATGAGGAGCAAAAAATAGGCAACAAATATAGTGTGGATTTACGCGTATGGGTCGATTTTCACCGGGCAGCTGTAGAAGACCAACTGCGCTATACGGTCAACTATGAAAAGCTTTACCGCTTGGTAGCCGAAGTGATGGGTACGCCCACCCGTCTTTTGGAGCACCTTGCCCAGCGCATTGCCGATGAGGTCTTGTGTCATTTTAAGGAAGTAGAAAAAGTGGAAGTGTCGGTAGCCAAACACAATCCGCCCATAGGGGGTGTGTGTGCCAAAGCACGGGTGCGCCTTGTAGTAAACAGGGCTACCTTCCAACAATGA
- a CDS encoding DivIVA domain-containing protein, translating to MKITPIEIRQKTFEKNFRGYDKEEVQAFLLMLSQEWEDMIEELRRYKLKLENAEKELQRIREVEDSLFKTLKTAEDTGSTLIEQAKKAADLKIKEAQIQAEKILNDARAQARSIVGRAEERARQLRQETLAELKQMEAEYRALENHRDNLILEMKTLLNSMQEKLLRAEEKKGTAKERIAARLSEMENTLEEQRQRMESKAKTYDEKPNEIDPSSFTLSDEDDVSEKNHKKNPPASFFDEI from the coding sequence ATGAAAATCACACCCATCGAAATACGGCAAAAGACCTTCGAAAAAAATTTCCGCGGCTACGACAAAGAAGAAGTACAGGCTTTTCTGCTGATGCTGTCGCAAGAGTGGGAAGACATGATAGAGGAGTTGCGACGCTATAAACTCAAACTCGAAAATGCAGAAAAGGAGCTGCAACGTATTCGCGAAGTAGAGGATTCTTTGTTTAAAACCCTCAAAACAGCCGAAGATACCGGCAGCACCCTCATAGAACAAGCCAAAAAAGCTGCAGACCTGAAAATAAAAGAAGCACAGATTCAGGCAGAAAAAATATTGAACGATGCGCGGGCACAAGCCCGCAGCATTGTAGGGCGAGCCGAAGAGCGGGCGCGTCAGCTGAGGCAAGAAACACTGGCTGAGCTCAAGCAAATGGAAGCGGAATACCGCGCCTTGGAAAACCACCGCGACAATCTGATTTTGGAAATGAAAACCCTGCTCAACAGCATGCAGGAGAAGCTGCTGCGTGCCGAAGAGAAAAAAGGCACAGCCAAAGAGCGCATAGCAGCACGCCTGAGCGAAATGGAAAATACCCTTGAAGAGCAACGGCAGCGTATGGAAAGCAAAGCGAAGACTTACGATGAGAAGCCGAACGAAATCGACCCCTCATCCTTTACTCTATCTGACGAAGACGATGTGTCGGAAAAGAATCATAAAAAAAATCCCCCGGCTTCCTTTTTTGATGAAATCTAA
- a CDS encoding tetratricopeptide repeat protein, whose product MPMRDYCFILFLMFLAWKGWAQEVLGIDALIESQQFDSVFVYLREHCIQMTEDSCAYYYGLAFYGSGQYARADSAFRQAVDRRPDWAEAWYAWGVSLYYQNRETEAKKKLLRCLKIDKRKVAAWTALAALALQERKPRQSIRFARRAVAVDSTYSPAYYNLGLAYRYTGRDSLAADAFRRALAYRPGWAEPYFSLAEIYAEGGDATTALHWLNHLLTIAPFHVEGLLLRAQIYHQRGDKTAACADWHKAMQAGSEDARLLFERFCP is encoded by the coding sequence ATGCCGATGAGAGACTATTGTTTTATTTTATTTTTGATGTTTTTAGCATGGAAGGGGTGGGCGCAAGAAGTATTAGGCATAGACGCCCTCATAGAATCGCAGCAGTTCGACTCTGTTTTTGTATATCTGCGGGAGCACTGCATACAAATGACGGAGGATAGCTGTGCCTATTACTATGGCTTGGCATTTTATGGAAGTGGGCAGTATGCACGTGCCGATAGCGCTTTCCGGCAGGCGGTAGACCGGCGCCCCGATTGGGCAGAGGCTTGGTACGCATGGGGGGTGAGTCTGTATTATCAAAACAGAGAGACAGAGGCAAAGAAAAAGCTGCTGCGCTGCTTGAAGATAGACAAGAGGAAAGTAGCTGCATGGACAGCGCTCGCCGCCCTCGCCTTACAAGAACGTAAGCCCCGTCAAAGCATACGCTTTGCACGCAGGGCAGTGGCAGTAGATTCTACTTACAGTCCTGCCTATTACAACTTGGGTTTGGCTTATCGCTACACGGGCAGGGACTCGTTGGCAGCAGATGCCTTCCGGCGGGCGCTTGCGTACCGTCCCGGGTGGGCAGAGCCTTATTTTAGTCTGGCAGAAATCTATGCCGAAGGCGGAGATGCTACCACTGCTTTGCATTGGCTAAACCATCTTTTAACCATAGCGCCTTTTCATGTGGAAGGGCTGTTGCTGAGGGCACAGATATACCATCAAAGAGGAGACAAGACGGCAGCCTGTGCCGATTGGCATAAAGCCATGCAGGCAGGCAGCGAAGATGCTCGCTTGCTTTTTGAACGCTTCTGCCCATGA
- a CDS encoding TIGR02757 family protein encodes MSPIFQLKEILEQKVAQYNCPEFIETDPISIPHAFSKKQDIEIAGLFAAILAWGNRKTIIKKCRELMQRMDNRPYEFIKYHQDSDLKQLLGFKHRTFQETDLLYFVAFLHHHYHHHDTLETAFLPDTPDARQSPNVGPHLRHFHCYFFSLPYAPLRTRKHVPTPARQSACKRLTMYLRWMVRHDEQGVDFGLWQNISPAQLVCPCDVHVVRTSLRLGLLQKEQVNWHAALSLTEQLKMLDPHDPVRYDFALFGMGLESRWGN; translated from the coding sequence ATGAGCCCCATTTTTCAACTGAAAGAGATACTCGAGCAAAAAGTAGCCCAGTACAACTGCCCAGAGTTCATCGAGACAGACCCTATTTCTATTCCACATGCCTTCAGCAAAAAACAGGACATAGAAATAGCCGGTTTGTTTGCGGCAATATTGGCTTGGGGTAACCGAAAGACCATTATCAAAAAATGTCGGGAGTTGATGCAGCGCATGGACAACCGCCCTTATGAGTTTATCAAATATCATCAAGACAGCGACTTAAAGCAGCTCCTTGGCTTCAAACATCGCACTTTCCAAGAAACAGATTTGCTTTACTTTGTGGCTTTTTTGCATCATCACTATCATCATCACGACACCTTGGAAACCGCCTTTTTGCCTGACACCCCTGACGCGCGGCAGAGCCCAAACGTGGGTCCCCATCTTCGGCATTTTCACTGCTACTTTTTTAGCTTGCCTTATGCCCCTCTACGTACACGCAAACACGTACCCACACCTGCCCGTCAATCGGCATGCAAGCGCCTAACTATGTATTTACGCTGGATGGTACGCCACGACGAGCAAGGCGTTGATTTCGGTTTATGGCAAAATATCAGCCCGGCACAGCTTGTATGCCCCTGCGATGTGCATGTAGTACGCACCTCCTTGCGCCTCGGGCTACTTCAAAAAGAACAAGTCAACTGGCACGCAGCGCTATCACTTACCGAACAGCTAAAAATGCTTGACCCTCACGACCCTGTACGTTACGACTTTGCACTATTTGGAATGGGACTCGAATCAAGATGGGGCAACTAA